The Bubalus bubalis isolate 160015118507 breed Murrah chromosome 16, NDDB_SH_1, whole genome shotgun sequence genome window below encodes:
- the LOC102406839 gene encoding putative olfactory receptor 52P1, translating into MADNATHHYISSFFLVGIPGLEDFHCWIGIPVCLLFSLTLLGNSIIIITIKLEPSLHQPMYFFLGMLAMNDMALGSSTAPKMLGIFWLDAHWIDFDICLAQLYFIHTFCITESALLVAMAFDRYVAICIPLQYTTLLTTTMVIKMGLASVVRAIFLVLPCPFLIRRLPYYTKYVINHAYCEHMAVVKLASANTHVNRTYGISVALSVMVLDLGLIATSYLKILQAVFRLSSQHARSKALGTCAAHVCTILVSYTPALFSFLTHRIGKKVPPSIHIIFASLYLLVPPTVNPVVYGIKTKQIRDRVIGLFFPNKKISEN; encoded by the coding sequence ATGGCAGACAATGCTACTCATCACTACATTTCATCTTTCTTCTTGGTTGgtattcctgggttggaagattttCACTGCTGGATCGGCATTCCTGTCTGCCTCCTGTTTTCCCTGACCCTGCTGGGGAACAGCATAATCATCATTACCATCAAACTAGAGCCAAGCCTCCACCAGCCTATGTATTTCTTCCTTGGCATGCTGGCAATGAATGATATGGCCCTTGGCTCTTCCACAGCCCCCAAGATGCTTGGCATCTTTTGGTTGGATGCACATTGGATTGACTTTGATATCTGCCTAGCACAGTTGTATTTCATCCACACATTTTGCATAACTGAGTCAGCCCTCTTAGTTGCCATGGCCTTTGATCGCTATGTAGCTATTTGCATCCCACTACAATATACAACCCTCCTGACAACAACAATGGTCATTAAAATGGGTCTAGCTAGTGTGGTCCGAGCTATCTTCCTGGTTTTGCCATGTCCCTTTCTCATTAGAAGACTACCATATTATACCAAATATGTCATCAATCATGCCTATTGTGAGCACATGGCTGTGGTGAAATTGGCTAGTGCAAACACCCATGTTAACAGAACATATGGAATCTCTGTGGCCCTTTCAGTGATGGTATTGGACCTTGGGCTCATAGCCACATCCTATCTCAAAATCCTCCAGGCGGTCTTCCGGCTCTCCTCTCAGCATGCCCGCTCAAAAGCACTGGGCACCTGTGCTGCCCATGTGTGCACTATCCTTGTCTCCTACACACCTGCACTCTTTAGCTTTCTAACTCACCGCATTGGCAAGAAGGTGCCTCCAAGCATCCATATCATTTTTGCAAGTTTGTACCTTCTGGTGCCGCCCACAGTCAATCCCGTTGTATATGGTATCAAGACCAAGCAGATTCGTGACCGAGTGATTGGTCTCTTTTTcccaaacaaaaaaatttctgaaaactaa